One genomic window of Luteitalea pratensis includes the following:
- a CDS encoding tetratricopeptide repeat protein encodes MRTRILMLVAVVVGLVTLSGAVAAQRSDPAAQALLRTATDKEIVDGDLRGAITQYQAIVNRYGRTDRATAAQALLRTAEAYRKLGDPQAKQTYQQIVTQYADQTAVVTVARSRLAPSAPPNATTSDIRAVWSGADVDLRGRVSHDGRYLSGGTAAWPSNLIIRDLASGQTTTLTTGANDIEYVEHSIFSPDDTKLAYAWFNSRQRYELRIIDRTGGQPRVLFELPADGWMQAFDWSPDGRLIAVQINSEKVQKLALVSAADGSVRVLKSFGPQRSPNNLSFSPDGRFIAYDIPPAEDGPARDVVVAAVDGSREVPVVSHAANDELLGWFADGQRLLLTSDRTGTNDVYALGILDGRAQGEPRILKRDVGAVTAAMGFTRSGEFVFGTRPDSADVQLATFDAAGRLTDNPKPLAGHFTGNRFTGAWSPDGQQLVYLSQVRYQQNQKQLSIYTARTGQVRTVPVAMPWFHNAVSWDADGRHVLLQGPDMKNRHGLQRVDIDSGGVELIRSSQDDGTFIIYTHPLAMSPDGKSLFFVGGPRKLGLLRRDMATGQETALVDGRLAAFALSSDGRQLAVIMRYGPDGQPIGQANHPNATDVIQVMPASGGQPREIFRGARLGTTIAWAPDGQFVYYGQMPGGSMWRVATTGGEAQELPIKVEGLARISIRPDGSQLAVSSRTRLQEVLAMGPFAVP; translated from the coding sequence AGGCGCTCCTGCGCACAGCGACCGACAAGGAGATCGTCGACGGCGACCTCAGGGGCGCCATCACGCAGTACCAGGCGATCGTCAATCGCTATGGCAGGACGGACCGGGCGACTGCAGCGCAGGCACTGCTGCGGACGGCCGAGGCGTATCGGAAGCTGGGCGACCCTCAGGCGAAGCAGACCTATCAGCAGATCGTCACGCAGTACGCGGACCAGACGGCGGTGGTGACCGTCGCGCGGTCTCGACTTGCGCCTTCCGCTCCGCCAAACGCGACGACCTCGGACATACGAGCGGTGTGGAGCGGCGCCGATGTCGACCTTCGCGGGCGCGTCTCGCACGACGGCAGGTATCTGTCGGGCGGTACCGCGGCGTGGCCGAGCAATCTCATCATCCGCGACCTGGCCAGCGGCCAAACGACCACACTGACGACGGGGGCCAACGACATCGAGTACGTCGAGCACTCTATCTTCTCGCCCGACGACACGAAGCTCGCGTACGCCTGGTTCAACAGCAGGCAGCGGTACGAGCTGCGGATCATCGACCGAACCGGCGGACAACCGCGCGTTCTCTTCGAGCTGCCGGCCGATGGCTGGATGCAGGCCTTCGATTGGTCACCCGATGGCCGGCTGATCGCCGTGCAGATCAACTCGGAGAAGGTCCAGAAGCTGGCCCTCGTGTCGGCGGCCGATGGGTCCGTGCGCGTGTTGAAGTCGTTCGGGCCGCAGCGCTCCCCTAATAACCTGAGCTTCTCGCCAGACGGCCGGTTCATCGCCTATGACATCCCGCCAGCGGAGGACGGACCGGCGCGCGACGTCGTCGTCGCCGCGGTGGATGGCTCGCGAGAGGTCCCGGTCGTCAGCCACGCCGCCAATGACGAGTTGCTCGGGTGGTTTGCCGACGGGCAGCGCCTGCTGTTGACGAGCGACCGCACGGGTACCAACGACGTCTACGCGCTCGGCATCCTGGACGGCCGGGCGCAGGGTGAACCGCGAATACTGAAGCGCGACGTCGGCGCCGTGACTGCGGCGATGGGTTTCACGAGGTCCGGTGAGTTCGTGTTCGGGACACGACCGGATTCGGCCGACGTGCAACTGGCGACCTTCGATGCGGCCGGACGGCTCACGGACAACCCGAAGCCACTCGCAGGGCACTTCACGGGGAACCGCTTCACGGGAGCGTGGTCGCCAGACGGACAGCAACTCGTGTACCTGTCACAGGTGCGATACCAGCAGAATCAGAAACAGCTGTCCATCTACACGGCCCGGACAGGCCAGGTTCGCACGGTTCCGGTGGCGATGCCCTGGTTCCACAATGCTGTGTCGTGGGACGCGGATGGCCGTCACGTCCTGCTGCAAGGTCCAGACATGAAGAACCGCCACGGTCTGCAGCGCGTCGACATCGACTCCGGTGGCGTGGAGTTGATTCGTAGCAGCCAGGACGACGGCACCTTCATCATCTACACCCACCCGCTGGCGATGTCGCCGGACGGCAAGTCCCTGTTCTTCGTGGGTGGCCCCCGAAAGCTCGGCCTGCTACGTCGTGACATGGCGACGGGGCAGGAGACGGCCCTCGTCGATGGTCGCCTGGCCGCGTTCGCCCTGTCATCGGATGGTCGTCAGCTGGCCGTAATCATGCGGTACGGGCCTGACGGACAGCCAATCGGCCAAGCGAACCACCCCAACGCCACCGACGTCATCCAGGTGATGCCGGCATCTGGCGGGCAGCCTCGAGAGATCTTCAGGGGCGCGAGGCTCGGCACGACGATCGCGTGGGCCCCTGACGGCCAGTTCGTGTACTACGGGCAGATGCCAGGGGGCAGCATGTGGCGAGTGGCAACAACAGGCGGCGAGGCGCAGGAGTTGCCGATCAAGGTCGAAGGGCTGGCCCGGATCAGTATCCGCCCGGACGGATCTCAGTTAGCAGTGAGCAGCAGGACGCGGCTGCAGGAGGTGCTGGCGATGGGGCCCTTTGCCGTTCCTTGA